Part of the Anopheles coluzzii chromosome 3, AcolN3, whole genome shotgun sequence genome is shown below.
ATTTGTGGAACACTTTCACACGATTGCGCCTTTTCGACAGCAGGTTCTTCCGATTCGGTGCTTTCGTCCTCCGACCCATTGCTTGCCGACAGTATCTGCACGATGTACGTGGTTCGGTTGCGGTACGGCATGGTCCGTTCTGGTGGCATGCCATCCTTAAACGCCCGTCGCGCAATAAACGATCGTCGATTGCCGTTGATGACCAGCTTCTTCGAGCCGTCGGAAAGGATGTTTAGCTGTGGTTCATTGTCGATGTTTTCCTCGGTGTCTAGCAGCAGAATGTTTATGAAGGCCAGCCTGACCTCCGTGCTGGACGTATCATCGGGCGTTTTCTTCACATCCGGCGAGTTTTTGTACTCACTTAGCATAAGCTGTTTCAGTTTGCGCACCGACATGTACTTGACCGGTATTTCTGCGGCCCCTTGGTCCTTCGGTTTGCTGGGtggtgttgattttttcgCCGTAGCCTTCGATGATGCTGAGGGCAGATGTACCATCGGCGCAAAGCTTGCATTTGAGGGAATTCGCTTCAGGATGAGGTTATTTATGCCTCCGGAAGCTCGCTTCGGTTTGACGACAGTGTACTGAGCGTCGGTCCCGGTGGACTGACTTTGTCCGGGTGCTTTGAACACATCATCATCCTTCTGATGAGCTACCGATGATCGTCGCATGGCTAATGGGACACTCTTCCGTGCAGAGCTAGCTGATTGTCCTGCATGCGCTACTGAAGGGCGCCGAGTGGAGGCTACCGACCGAGCAGACACCTGCCCGGGAACCATTGACGCACGTCGGGCACGGAGGGAAGAAGCACTGGCGGTAGCGGTTTTCTCTTCCAACGAAGTGTGGAGCTTCTTCTTAGCAACCTTCCGTTCGTTCGGTGGTTTGTAGGATTCTTCCGAACTATCCCGTCGTTTCCGGCTGACAGGGAGACCACCCTTGGGAGACTTGccatcgctgctgctgctactgctactgtgTGCAGCCGGCTCGGTATAAGCCTTTTCAAACGAATACAACCGTTTACGGACGCTGGCGATTGGTGCAGTGTCGTAGGTAGGTTGTGCTGTTTCCGGCGTGCGATTCTTAGCCCCCATCATACGACCACTGGACGTGCTATCAGCCGGCATCAGCACCAACGAAGCATGGTCGACCGAATACGACCCATCCGATGGGAAAATCTTTCCAGGCGAAAGGCAACCCTCTTCCGTGAAGGAAAATGGTTTACCCTGGGTAGCCTTGCCATGGCAGAAGCATCGGTACAGATCGTGAACCATGCACAGCGGTTCAATATCGGCCAGCTGGGGCAGTTTGGTCAGCAGCACGTGCGCGTGCCTCATACGATCCGCCGGCGACAGAGGTTTCGCATTCGGCGGCGGTTTACTGATGTACTGCGACACGTCCtttgcgctgccaccgttcAGCAAACTCTGCATGCTCAGATCGTTGTAGTAGTCGTCGTACtttttgggttttttcttctgccgaCGAGATTCGGTCTCCTTGTTGTGCACCAGTACGGTTGTGTTTTTGGTCAGGATGACGGTGTGCGTAAATTCACGTTCCTCTTTCGCCAACCGGGCCGTCGCTTTCTCCCGAAGATACTTCACGTCCGCGCTGGTCAGAGCAGTGGCTTCGCCCTTTCCTTCTGCAGCAAGATCCGTCTGaaggaaaacaagaaaatatacACACGATATTgtactcgtacgacttaacaacatgtccaaTCATCGGCTCAAGCCCCGtatggactgactatcctgctatgagtaTACCACAGTACAAGCCACATATTTTCAAGTGCATTGGTGGCAGTGCTgtaaaatgtcactgtcaatgttataaaaaaatctgactgaaacaaaatccatatcagcgtcacgtactcaattgtgataatcagtggtgatactcagaacgattggtgtgactaatacatgctcatgacatgtttgcgaccatcgcatgATCAGTCATTATGTCATGGCTTTTtatactgtgatcagttctgcaaaatgtcaatgACATAGCCATGgcaaattccggctgaaacaaaacaatgtcagcgtcacgagctctactgtgatgatcagaggtgagactcaaacagttgttgcgaccagtgcacattgggcaaacgcctgtataaaaatcgaaaaaccaacttcatcgcaggttaacaccataatcattttcttaaaatagatacttaaacttaattgaaaccaaaatatttcacgtttttattttaaacttactgagatataggccatcaaagtgtaaactttgtgttttttgtcccaaattggagctatttttcgaccgaacataaaccatcatattttagtatatgatgcttatattttgataatcaatgtgtcgttggaaaggtttttttgtcatactttgatgttatgtctgaatattttacaaaaaattgtttttaaagttcttaaatgattgaaaaccaaacatcccTGCtgaatttttggatattttcattttggagagtgatttttttatgattcaacTCGATTTCACTCGTGAGTCGTATATTATAAgaaagatcaacatttttcctacaTTTTGTCGTTAAAATTAGCTGCGACCATCTGCGATcccgaaaattattaaacttttattattaaaattatttaaacataACTTTTTTACCGCgtaatactttaaaaaatcatgttCAGTCAGAAACTTATTCCACCTTCGTTTTAATTCCTAACACTTActgttgatgctgttaactgatacgcaataatgcaatgttgtgagcgataattattaagttttattcGCTGTCTTGACGATTTTAGTGTAGGACTACCCTGTATAGTAAGAACAATTGtattgaatgaagaaaaactgcaatagcacgaggaattgattttcatcccggcgtttgtatggccgttgcccactgtgcagtgttgcgaacggtgatagtcatcaacataaaattttacaaaatgataCTTTTTGAAGCCTTGCATTCTAGCTTTCATTCGACAATCACggaaaaaatgtcatttgacacgatgatatttttttgatacattcatttgaattattgatttttccgTACTTCAAGTCAACTAGATGTTCATCGAAAATTGGTCCTTTTTCGTGGTTTTGTGTGAATTTCTATACTCCTGTAAGTGAACACCATTTTCCTGGTTGACTGAgtgaaaatatgaaaagtGGTCTAATGGCTAAGTATCGGCAAATGCACGATTAAGCAGTTCTGGCATcacatgaaaaatgtcaaatgacaatCATTCTACttttttgcaatcatgtcATCGCAAAACCATTGACTGTTATTGCACAAATGATTGTCGCTCTTGAACAGTCGTGTCATGGTAACCATGAATATCATGGTCGCGACAATTTTTGTCGATGATGATCACaatagtcatgggagatatgcattgcttgcgagtggttccaagaaacaaaatgagcatggttTCACGCTCTGTTTGATCCGACAGACAATCAGagcagacagagcgagaaataattatcattttgttgcttacGACAACACGCCAAGTGTATTCCacgaatgtcgtgattatcaccgacagaaaatatcgtgaccaagtgagtgaccaagggttgggtgctaaacaaaatgtcaccaagtaTGTGATTGATCCTCTAActcaggggtctccaaacttttcagttcgcggtccgcattgcttcacaatcaacttcgttgagggccattttgacgctacctttagaaTGGGTGGAATGGGTTTCAAATctcgttttaataagaaaatactagcaaaatacataaaatttcTAGAGATTTCTTATATTGAATCTTGATTTTCgtctaaaaaaataaattttgattggTTAGTCAGAAAAGAAAGCTATTTCATTTAACCTTTACCCAGtcatcgcgggccgcattaaaggctcttgagggccgcatgcggcccgcgggccgtagtttggagacccctgctctaactgtttgagtctcgtCATTGATCATCTCAATTgggtacgtgagctgatttgagttTCGTTCAGAGTGTTTCGTTTGAATCAAGCACTCGTATGTCGTTTTCgtcatgtcatgacgcactttcattgagtatcaccAATGCACATCAAACTACCACATATGTTAATTGTTTTCGAAGGTGaatatctcgtgatgctcattacattttgcagcactgattgGTGGTATAGGAAGGCCTAGCCCGGGTAAGGTTTTTGTGCCAGATAGGAATAGAAATCGTAGTTCATCAACAATCAGATTGAACGACAAGTACTTACCTTCACTTCCTGCGTTTGATTGGCAAGCTTTTCTTCAAATCCACAGCTGCAGCCAAACATGCAGCCACTCTGCCGGCAGTGCTGCCTTCGATCGGTAGCGGCCACGGCAGCAGGTTGGGAACTGTGCAGCACGTCGCAAATGCAGCCCAAGGAACAGTATTGCGGGTCGCatcgttgctgctgttgcttctgctGCCGGGTGGTTTCAGCAGAACTGACCGCGGGATCGCTAGGGTCTTCGATAATGGTTGCGTTGAGACGTTTCATCTCGCGGCTAGTGGGGAAGGGGGAAACGTTTATTACGTCAGTACACCTGTTACAATGAGATTTGAGTGATGGGATGACACAAGCGGAACATGACACAAGCATTAATTAATAGAGGGTAaggtttttttaatcatttgcATTCCTGAAGTTTGGGTGGATGTAGCTTTCGAGGTTTTAAATTGCCATAATGATACGTATATAATCCGTAAAAACATGATCATCTACGATGTAAAACTCAATACTAGACGTGATGATCATTCGAAAATTCAAGATGCATTtgttatattttgatgtttattGATGGGTTAAAGGAAATGTATACCAAAATAGATACAAAAATTAGTTTAGTTTAAGTTTATCACATTAATTTGCATTAAGAATCCATCAGGCTACAAGCAGAACAACAAAGTGTGTGGAGCACGTTTAATTCTGCATTAAATTGGATCTTTCAAGCATACATAAAGTGATAGCAAAAAGCAATCAAACGAAATTCAAAAGAAGCAGCAATAATATGTTATATGAAAGATTGTTAAATTAGTTACCCTACACGAATGCACAAACTAGAAACAGTATGATGTAAAAGGTTATGCTTACAGTAGTTTCAACTTGACTGGATCGACCGTCTTGCTGCCGCTCTCCGAAGACGGTGCAGGACCGCTGGGCTCGGCAGCAGGGGTAATCTCTACACCTGAACCAACTTCGCTGGCTGCAGGTGCTGGTGGAGTGCAGATCTTCTCAGCGCCACCCACAGCACCCGACACCGGTGGTTCATTCTTAACTGACATAGGCTTCACATCACCACCAGCTCCCGATGCCGGTGTCTCAATCTTGATTGGCATGGTCATCTGCTCTCGGGATGGACGTGCACCGTCCTCCCACTTCACATAATCCACCTCCGGATCGTCCTTTCCCAATATATCTTCCGCAAGCGCGATAGCTACGGAATCCGTAATGGCACTAAGCACATCGGCACACACCAACTCATCCGGATCGATTTCATCGCCTTTGCCTTCCTCCAACGCTTTGTCGATTGCTGCCCGAAACGTCAGCTTTTCGTCCATCAGTTTCCTAAACTCCTCGACGTCACAGTGCACTGGCGATCCGGGGCTCGCCATAAAGCGACGCCTGATCAACATGCGGCGCTGATTGTTCAGGTACGGCAGCTCAAACACGAAAGATCGCTCTTCGCTCGCGCTGGGCACCGTTTTGTCCTCCTCCCGAGCACCATCGGCTGTCAGCGTTGAGACGGCAAACCGCGCCCAGTTTTCCGTAATACCGTCGTGCGGAAGGATCATCTTCAGGTACGGCTTAACGAAACCATCGAGCGGCCGATTGAGCTTTGGAAACACCTCCAGCTCCACCGGCGGCATTTTGAACACCTCCAACTGTCCTAGCGTCGGATCGTCGTCGGGTGACGGTTGCAGACACTTTGAGGACAGGGGACCGGGCTTGGTGCCCGGATAGGAACGTTTGTTTTGGTAGCCCGTATCGTTGGACGTGGTGCGATACAGGTAACGGGCAGCGTCGTTCATCATCCGTTCCTCTGCATCCGATTGGGAGGATTTGTTTCTGTCCTCTGAGATATTCAGCTTCACTCCCTCGGGAAACGGTGGACAGTGACATTTGCTAACGTAGTGAATGCGATGACCGTGGGATGCCACCACCGGGCTAGAGTACAGTGGGTTCCGCGAAAGCGTCTTATACCGATGATTGCCCCGACACCCGGACATCTTGATCGTGCGGTTATCGATGGTAATCGTTTGGAAGTAGTAGCGGCCCTTCTCCGTTCGCAACCATGACAGCGCTCGCCAGGTGTCGCGGGTGAACGGAATCTGCTGATCCTGCAGCTCCTTCATGCGCTGGAAATCGAGCGCGGCATCGATGTTCTTACTGCGCTTTTTcagaaattgaaatattttcgaCTCATTGTCGATCATCAGGTACCGCACATCGTTCTCCCGCTGCACCAGGATGCGCTTTTGGGCCACGGTTCGCGGTCGCACCATATCGTTCGGTCGCTGGGGACACTCGAGCCGCGGCGGCAGCGAACCGAACGAGATCAATCCTTCCTCGCGGAACAGATCGCTTCGCGTTTTCGCGCCCGTTTCTACACTGTCTGCGTCCATACTGCTGCCGTAGGCAAGGAATGGAGCGAACGGTTGCGACTTTTTCACGATCGGCGTCGGCAGCAGCCCCGGTAGGCTGGGTTTGTCCAGCTTCACTATCTCGCCCTCGTCGAACCCATAGAACTCGGTCGACGAGTTGGAGTTTGCGCAGTCGAGATCGAGATTGAGCGTTTTGTGCAGCTTGCCGAACACCTTCGAGACCCGCATCTTGCGCGGCTCCTCGGGAATTTCGATGTACCTCGGGCGGGCGGCAATTTTCGTACGATCGCGCAAACTGCGGCGCCCCTCGCTACCGTCCAGACTGTTGTCGGAAAAggaggagggtacggtggccTTCGCCGGTGGCGATAGGTTGAACTTGTTTAGCAGTGAATCGACGATCGAGCGATTTTTACGCTGCTCCAACGGTTCCAGCTCTATATCGCACGTGTACGTTGGATCCAGTATGTCGGATTTGGACGTTTCGAGAAAGCTGTACGTGCGGGAGTCGTCCCTCGGTTCATCTTTCACCGGTGTGCTATTGACACGGTTTAAaacaaccgctgccggtgACATCGTTTCCAGCGTACCGTCTAAAGGAacattattttctttgttCGGATCGGCATCCTCGGTTGAGCAGTTTGGTGACAGGTTGATTTCGGTTTTAACCAACGGTCCTCTCTCCGCTGGATCGTCCTCCGTGGATGTGCCATTTGCTTCGACACCGTTCTCAATCGGCTTCGGCGAACCATTATCGAGGGGTGCTTCGTCCTCCGGAGCGTCCACGACTTTGCTCTTTTGCATCGACTCTACCTCCTCCATCCTTTCCTGCAGCATTGCCAGCAACAACCGAATGGCACACTGTATCGAGTAATACTCCTTGATGGTGCTGAGCGTGTCTACCCGATCGGTATGCGAAGTCGTCTTTGGAGTTGCCCGCACGAGTGCTGTACTTTCTTCACTCGGCGGATCGATACGTTGCTCTTGAGGTGCCGCCGAAGATGGTTCTTCCTCCCGAACTTGGCTAATGTCACGACGTTCCTCCTCACTTTCCTTCGTTATGGCATTTGAATTCACCGGAACTTCGCCTGCCGCGGCATCAGTCGATCCATCGGCAGGTGATGGCGCGTGGTCGGTCGCACCGTTGTGCGTTGAGGCACTTTGCTTTGCGGACAGCGGATGCTTGACGCGCTTCTGGAAGTAGTGTGGTATGGCACGGCGGGCCGCAAACGTTTGCACCAGCCTGATGGCCCGTTTTTTGACCAGCGCCAGTCGACGGTTCCGATGTTGGCGCAGATCCGATTTGCAACTACCCTGGGGCAGTGGCTTATACATTAAACGGCAAATACGCAACCGGCACGGGTACGCCTTCGGATCAGCGTCCTTAGCGCGGGGGACTGATGCTAAGGGATAAACCGGTGGTGCACTGTCAGCACGCAGAACGCTCGACTTCCGTCCCAACCAGCAGCTGAAGCTCGGGCATTCGCAAGGGGGGCtgggtttgtatgtgtttgataAAATCATACAAGGATGGGAACCTAGAACGATACGAACATCGATGGATAGGATTACATGTTTGCAACAGAAGGTTCAAGATCTAGCACTTGTGGAGGAATCCTTCAAAATGAACAATTTAATGAAATTGCCGTGAGCCAATATTAACGACCTATAATAAAAGCATTTATAATAAACTAGATGAAACAGGAAAGTAATCCAACACGGATTGAGCTATAAAATTATACAGCAATTTGCTTATTTCATTGCCATCAAATCGataaaagtgcaaataaaGATGGCGCCCAACACACACCTAGAAAAGCAAAATACGTGATCGTGTTTGTGTCAATGGTAATTATTTTCTAAAAATGCATATTTACACCCACAATCACGTTCAAGTATTTCTTCacgaaaataatcattttttatcataaaaacAGTTTccgtgatttaaaaaaaactatcagttaatttacactttaaaatatgttttctcCACTATAACAAACGCTCTGCATTTGCTTTGTATACAAcgcaaaatgaaataattattgTAACTTAGTTAAAACGTATAACCAAAGGCACAGAGAGAGACACTTAAATGTGGCCGTCTTGCATGaattagtttttcttttttcccaccATTCATGTCCAACGCAAAATGGCCAA
Proteins encoded:
- the LOC120957906 gene encoding uncharacterized protein LOC120957906 isoform X2, translated to MNAATAMSGPLLRNGSHPCMILSNTYKPSPPCECPSFSCWLGRKSSVLRADSAPPVYPLASVPRAKDADPKAYPCRLRICRLMYKPLPQGSCKSDLRQHRNRRLALVKKRAIRLVQTFAARRAIPHYFQKRVKHPLSAKQSASTHNGATDHAPSPADGSTDAAAGEVPVNSNAITKESEEERRDISQVREEEPSSAAPQEQRIDPPSEESTALVRATPKTTSHTDRVDTLSTIKEYYSIQCAIRLLLAMLQERMEEVESMQKSKVVDAPEDEAPLDNGSPKPIENGVEANGTSTEDDPAERGPLVKTEINLSPNCSTEDADPNKENNVPLDGTLETMSPAAVVLNRVNSTPVKDEPRDDSRTYSFLETSKSDILDPTYTCDIELEPLEQRKNRSIVDSLLNKFNLSPPAKATVPSSFSDNSLDGSEGRRSLRDRTKIAARPRYIEIPEEPRKMRVSKVFGKLHKTLNLDLDCANSNSSTEFYGFDEGEIVKLDKPSLPGLLPTPIVKKSQPFAPFLAYGSSMDADSVETGAKTRSDLFREEGLISFGSLPPRLECPQRPNDMVRPRTVAQKRILVQRENDVRYLMIDNESKIFQFLKKRSKNIDAALDFQRMKELQDQQIPFTRDTWRALSWLRTEKGRYYFQTITIDNRTIKMSGCRGNHRYKTLSRNPLYSSPVVASHGHRIHYVSKCHCPPFPEGVKLNISEDRNKSSQSDAEERMMNDAARYLYRTTSNDTGYQNKRSYPGTKPGPLSSKCLQPSPDDDPTLGQLEVFKMPPVELEVFPKLNRPLDGFVKPYLKMILPHDGITENWARFAVSTLTADGAREEDKTVPSASEERSFVFELPYLNNQRRMLIRRRFMASPGSPVHCDVEEFRKLMDEKLTFRAAIDKALEEGKGDEIDPDELVCADVLSAITDSVAIALAEDILGKDDPEVDYVKWEDGARPSREQMTMPIKIETPASGAGGDVKPMSVKNEPPVSGAVGGAEKICTPPAPAASEVGSGVEITPAAEPSGPAPSSESGSKTVDPVKLKLLCTDVINVSPFPTSREMKRLNATIIEDPSDPAVSSAETTRQQKQQQQRCDPQYCSLGCICDVLHSSQPAAVAATDRRQHCRQSGCMFGCSCGFEEKLANQTQEVKTDLAAEGKGEATALTSADVKYLREKATARLAKEEREFTHTVILTKNTTVLVHNKETESRRQKKKPKKYDDYYNDLSMQSLLNGGSAKDVSQYISKPPPNAKPLSPADRMRHAHVLLTKLPQLADIEPLCMVHDLYRCFCHGKATQGKPFSFTEEGCLSPGKIFPSDGSYSVDHASLVLMPADSTSSGRMMGAKNRTPETAQPTYDTAPIASVRKRLYSFEKAYTEPAAHSSSSSSSDGKSPKGGLPVSRKRRDSSEESYKPPNERKVAKKKLHTSLEEKTATASASSLRARRASMVPGQVSARSVASTRRPSVAHAGQSASSARKSVPLAMRRSSVAHQKDDDVFKAPGQSQSTGTDAQYTVVKPKRASGGINNLILKRIPSNASFAPMVHLPSASSKATAKKSTPPSKPKDQGAAEIPVKYMSVRKLKQLMLSEYKNSPDVKKTPDDTSSTEVRLAFINILLLDTEENIDNEPQLNILSDGSKKLVINGNRRSFIARRAFKDGMPPERTMPYRNRTTYIVQILSASNGSEDESTESEEPAVEKAQSCESVPQMKNEPAKDLDDIEPYPEPPKLSAYAQRVSKAVTQHQNASSPIEQTDRQLCSLMRHINELLRRETLHINPAKKGIMHICRWNQLLNAFALAEIDVLDLTLTNGLEMTVIATAPFKQQLVPNVQHQISARRLTIDKMIVAERPSLLMKMVVCNVENVKTNELALVLYGNENFWHFCGFLKVDETSFKTDSNIPKAPSTIANSKIRTRLNDYQRKTVPATTAKTTTAQQSTKQATASKQTSSSSSSNSSHIEPAPSTNMLSTQSNIEIVPKAMQPVHFPLGLLPGIADTPEGGESDCRWMRIKIENDFSHMYLPSWQCCVTYGRIKKAIYDASRTAQAIRLDNPAPPNQPQRRQRPFMYALPKEGNALFLGPYKSSETKIDVILCQSVQGSLYEREVYERQNRIPMPANTKRTVGWWVDVVTSRVASVQGKIRQTAFNSFRPREAIKAPSGTVASTSCNTAQRSLLKRNNMPLAPATVGPEKQARQSITAVEKDQTPSASVPNDLDDDVVVLDSDDNDEGENLGTAKESTENSNAANEQPRREFAVEQIGIDLFRLVEGTMKQNQQEKREIEKVLKQERVTKSVSGDQNRNEPNRKRQSSPLPPAANYAPAAKVIRITDGAGVERTLPSGIRIPASTTIARNSFTRISLPGPQTLKSGSTTITRPINGVSTLTIAPLKSAESNVSVKVVQNALRVSRPSNAPPGVPVRALSTTKASLVDELSGRQLVGVAGAPKPRPRLNSVAVERVSVQVSRPAPVVQESDDEDDVVWLDDDNESSNEKMKPPASTSGNADRTAASSTSVAPAATASVVVAGSNAINGVTAYAQKTILSQEQVAMIARRVDLTKTGQQDGYSFNPTSGLLKMKRSLLTSIENDAMLGEGTTCAKSAISAVVNGKMGEVRILSSNAKSLLPSVSSTSVNGKAVVGSSSSSSAKPSAIPAPASASLNASATPSPSSSSSSSTTITMPRTKVVPRVSVTAATARYGDVAGARRISDGGVGNSVIPPGSAGTAGGLLDNLKYLSEAQEEKLLGEHPFTRGVLESKIPGLGLVEVVRFEREVIIHMKELTVKKQLVSVHNLEAAVTLLNQFIQRNTYAFRPYNLAIQWKFKERSLPLRPEERMTSVINQFCIVTVYGIINVSKQEQLESVESTLPALYEDLMRMKLAMQCYNKQLYEDEKCYENDDKIYDRAVGIITSAKAKSKWLQQQRENLMKQRRANQAKLRQLKEASGSAEAKDSPEKSTQDKSATEQSAKDTSAKNAIAKNTTAKNATAKNVPARNTAARNSTARNSITRNSTAKNTPATDVSGSKGGQESVIVIDDD
- the LOC120957906 gene encoding uncharacterized protein LOC120957906 isoform X1, translated to MIFVLFPHRPRSSFDCSHPCMILSNTYKPSPPCECPSFSCWLGRKSSVLRADSAPPVYPLASVPRAKDADPKAYPCRLRICRLMYKPLPQGSCKSDLRQHRNRRLALVKKRAIRLVQTFAARRAIPHYFQKRVKHPLSAKQSASTHNGATDHAPSPADGSTDAAAGEVPVNSNAITKESEEERRDISQVREEEPSSAAPQEQRIDPPSEESTALVRATPKTTSHTDRVDTLSTIKEYYSIQCAIRLLLAMLQERMEEVESMQKSKVVDAPEDEAPLDNGSPKPIENGVEANGTSTEDDPAERGPLVKTEINLSPNCSTEDADPNKENNVPLDGTLETMSPAAVVLNRVNSTPVKDEPRDDSRTYSFLETSKSDILDPTYTCDIELEPLEQRKNRSIVDSLLNKFNLSPPAKATVPSSFSDNSLDGSEGRRSLRDRTKIAARPRYIEIPEEPRKMRVSKVFGKLHKTLNLDLDCANSNSSTEFYGFDEGEIVKLDKPSLPGLLPTPIVKKSQPFAPFLAYGSSMDADSVETGAKTRSDLFREEGLISFGSLPPRLECPQRPNDMVRPRTVAQKRILVQRENDVRYLMIDNESKIFQFLKKRSKNIDAALDFQRMKELQDQQIPFTRDTWRALSWLRTEKGRYYFQTITIDNRTIKMSGCRGNHRYKTLSRNPLYSSPVVASHGHRIHYVSKCHCPPFPEGVKLNISEDRNKSSQSDAEERMMNDAARYLYRTTSNDTGYQNKRSYPGTKPGPLSSKCLQPSPDDDPTLGQLEVFKMPPVELEVFPKLNRPLDGFVKPYLKMILPHDGITENWARFAVSTLTADGAREEDKTVPSASEERSFVFELPYLNNQRRMLIRRRFMASPGSPVHCDVEEFRKLMDEKLTFRAAIDKALEEGKGDEIDPDELVCADVLSAITDSVAIALAEDILGKDDPEVDYVKWEDGARPSREQMTMPIKIETPASGAGGDVKPMSVKNEPPVSGAVGGAEKICTPPAPAASEVGSGVEITPAAEPSGPAPSSESGSKTVDPVKLKLLCTDVINVSPFPTSREMKRLNATIIEDPSDPAVSSAETTRQQKQQQQRCDPQYCSLGCICDVLHSSQPAAVAATDRRQHCRQSGCMFGCSCGFEEKLANQTQEVKTDLAAEGKGEATALTSADVKYLREKATARLAKEEREFTHTVILTKNTTVLVHNKETESRRQKKKPKKYDDYYNDLSMQSLLNGGSAKDVSQYISKPPPNAKPLSPADRMRHAHVLLTKLPQLADIEPLCMVHDLYRCFCHGKATQGKPFSFTEEGCLSPGKIFPSDGSYSVDHASLVLMPADSTSSGRMMGAKNRTPETAQPTYDTAPIASVRKRLYSFEKAYTEPAAHSSSSSSSDGKSPKGGLPVSRKRRDSSEESYKPPNERKVAKKKLHTSLEEKTATASASSLRARRASMVPGQVSARSVASTRRPSVAHAGQSASSARKSVPLAMRRSSVAHQKDDDVFKAPGQSQSTGTDAQYTVVKPKRASGGINNLILKRIPSNASFAPMVHLPSASSKATAKKSTPPSKPKDQGAAEIPVKYMSVRKLKQLMLSEYKNSPDVKKTPDDTSSTEVRLAFINILLLDTEENIDNEPQLNILSDGSKKLVINGNRRSFIARRAFKDGMPPERTMPYRNRTTYIVQILSASNGSEDESTESEEPAVEKAQSCESVPQMKNEPAKDLDDIEPYPEPPKLSAYAQRVSKAVTQHQNASSPIEQTDRQLCSLMRHINELLRRETLHINPAKKGIMHICRWNQLLNAFALAEIDVLDLTLTNGLEMTVIATAPFKQQLVPNVQHQISARRLTIDKMIVAERPSLLMKMVVCNVENVKTNELALVLYGNENFWHFCGFLKVDETSFKTDSNIPKAPSTIANSKIRTRLNDYQRKTVPATTAKTTTAQQSTKQATASKQTSSSSSSNSSHIEPAPSTNMLSTQSNIEIVPKAMQPVHFPLGLLPGIADTPEGGESDCRWMRIKIENDFSHMYLPSWQCCVTYGRIKKAIYDASRTAQAIRLDNPAPPNQPQRRQRPFMYALPKEGNALFLGPYKSSETKIDVILCQSVQGSLYEREVYERQNRIPMPANTKRTVGWWVDVVTSRVASVQGKIRQTAFNSFRPREAIKAPSGTVASTSCNTAQRSLLKRNNMPLAPATVGPEKQARQSITAVEKDQTPSASVPNDLDDDVVVLDSDDNDEGENLGTAKESTENSNAANEQPRREFAVEQIGIDLFRLVEGTMKQNQQEKREIEKVLKQERVTKSVSGDQNRNEPNRKRQSSPLPPAANYAPAAKVIRITDGAGVERTLPSGIRIPASTTIARNSFTRISLPGPQTLKSGSTTITRPINGVSTLTIAPLKSAESNVSVKVVQNALRVSRPSNAPPGVPVRALSTTKASLVDELSGRQLVGVAGAPKPRPRLNSVAVERVSVQVSRPAPVVQESDDEDDVVWLDDDNESSNEKMKPPASTSGNADRTAASSTSVAPAATASVVVAGSNAINGVTAYAQKTILSQEQVAMIARRVDLTKTGQQDGYSFNPTSGLLKMKRSLLTSIENDAMLGEGTTCAKSAISAVVNGKMGEVRILSSNAKSLLPSVSSTSVNGKAVVGSSSSSSAKPSAIPAPASASLNASATPSPSSSSSSSTTITMPRTKVVPRVSVTAATARYGDVAGARRISDGGVGNSVIPPGSAGTAGGLLDNLKYLSEAQEEKLLGEHPFTRGVLESKIPGLGLVEVVRFEREVIIHMKELTVKKQLVSVHNLEAAVTLLNQFIQRNTYAFRPYNLAIQWKFKERSLPLRPEERMTSVINQFCIVTVYGIINVSKQEQLESVESTLPALYEDLMRMKLAMQCYNKQLYEDEKCYENDDKIYDRAVGIITSAKAKSKWLQQQRENLMKQRRANQAKLRQLKEASGSAEAKDSPEKSTQDKSATEQSAKDTSAKNAIAKNTTAKNATAKNVPARNTAARNSTARNSITRNSTAKNTPATDVSGSKGGQESVIVIDDD